One Gimesia aquarii DNA segment encodes these proteins:
- the bioB gene encoding biotin synthase BioB, whose protein sequence is MNVQANSSLSRWQTLADQVLSGYQITRSEGLEILNASDDELLEMLAATFRIRKQYFGKQVQLYYLKNAKSGLCPEDCGYCSQARGSQAEIPKYRMLNEEKLMDGAKAADEAKAGTYCIVASGRGPTDKEVEHVASVVEKIKSTYDLRICCCLGLLNEDQAQRLQQAGVNRINHNLNTSRDYYDKICSTHTYEDRIQTLKVARDAGMELCSGLIVGMGETPEDIVDTTFELRNLEPKSIPVNFLNSIEGTSLEAVDELDPRYCLKALCLFRMANPASEIRIAGGREVNLRSMQAMGLYAANSMFVSDYLTTKGQSADADYEMIADLGFEVIISGHEVEAGSEPPKLAAQSESC, encoded by the coding sequence ATGAACGTTCAGGCTAATTCATCTCTTTCCCGCTGGCAGACTCTGGCTGACCAGGTTTTGTCCGGTTACCAGATTACCCGCTCCGAAGGTTTAGAAATATTAAATGCGTCTGATGACGAATTATTGGAAATGCTGGCAGCAACTTTTCGGATTCGAAAGCAATATTTTGGGAAACAGGTACAGCTCTATTACCTTAAAAACGCCAAAAGTGGTCTCTGCCCCGAAGATTGTGGTTATTGTTCACAGGCGCGTGGCTCACAAGCAGAGATACCCAAGTACCGAATGCTGAACGAAGAAAAGTTAATGGATGGAGCCAAAGCCGCTGATGAAGCCAAAGCGGGAACTTATTGCATTGTTGCCAGTGGACGCGGCCCGACTGACAAAGAAGTAGAACACGTAGCTTCCGTCGTTGAGAAAATCAAGTCCACTTATGACTTGCGTATTTGCTGCTGTCTGGGGCTGTTAAACGAAGATCAGGCTCAACGTCTTCAGCAGGCAGGCGTGAATCGCATCAATCATAATCTCAACACCAGCCGCGACTATTATGACAAAATCTGTTCGACACATACCTATGAAGACCGTATACAAACACTGAAAGTCGCCCGTGATGCAGGTATGGAACTCTGTAGTGGACTCATTGTGGGAATGGGCGAAACTCCCGAAGATATCGTCGACACGACATTCGAACTGCGTAATCTGGAGCCTAAGTCAATTCCGGTGAATTTCCTGAACTCGATTGAAGGTACTTCACTCGAAGCAGTCGATGAACTTGATCCTCGCTATTGCCTGAAGGCGCTCTGTCTCTTCAGAATGGCCAACCCGGCCTCAGAAATTCGAATCGCCGGTGGTAGAGAAGTCAATCTGCGTTCTATGCAGGCCATGGGCTTATATGCAGCAAACTCGATGTTTGTGAGCGATTATCTTACAACGAAAGGCCAGTCTGCAGATGCGGACTATGAAATGATTGCCGACCTCGGTTTCGAAGTCATCATTTCTGGCCATGAGGTGGAAGCCGGTAGCGAACCTCCCAAACTGGCTGCCCAAAGCGAATCCTGTTAA
- a CDS encoding prenyltransferase/squalene oxidase repeat-containing protein: MNSGRLRASDLTGSTADGHQTPTFKIFPSTEAAPFDHPENLLKGIARSRDYLLSLQHDDGYWVGELEGDSILESEYILLLAFLGKQNSEDAIQAANHLLDTQMPEGGWNMYPEGPIEISASVKAYFALKLTGHSPEADYMQRACSAILAAGGVEAVNSFTRYYLALLGVIPYAACPAVPPELMLIPRWMPFNIFEMSAWSRTILVPLSILWAYRPSISLPPEQGISELFTGDPAAYPKFMPKSEALDSLKKKTWINWHRVFQFVDQGIKVIEKWGIKPLRNKAVNKAHQWMKARFELSDGLGAIFPPIIWTVIALKCLGEEETSPDIQRALRELKKLQIREGDRIRLQPCKSPVWDTALSTIALREAGVSNRHPAIRKCVTWLLSQEAKQPGDWINSSQSKTPGGWYFEFNNEFYPDVDDTAMVIMALRRCMPKTLKNDRWLTDFLVTPEWNPYDENLNTEAIITGRSESREQAYADLDLLQPMIGAIQRGIHWILGMQNKDGGWGAFDRDNNRELFTQVPFADHNAMVDPSTADLTARVLEAFADVQLPSGHPASQSAVEYVWSEQEEDHCWYGRWGVNYLYGTWQAITGLTQIGIPEDDPRIVRAAGWIKSKQQPSGGWGETADSYADPSLRGQGTVTPSQTAWALMGLMAAGEIDSAAVRRGIHFLIEAQNEDGNWDEEPFTGTGFPKVFYLKYHLYRTYFPLMALARFERLRR, from the coding sequence ATGAATTCAGGCAGACTAAGAGCCAGCGACCTTACCGGTAGCACGGCGGACGGCCACCAAACGCCCACCTTCAAAATTTTTCCCAGTACGGAAGCCGCTCCGTTCGACCACCCAGAGAACCTGCTGAAAGGTATTGCGCGATCTCGCGACTATCTCCTTTCACTACAACATGACGATGGATATTGGGTCGGAGAATTGGAAGGTGACTCGATCCTGGAATCGGAATACATTCTACTCTTGGCGTTTCTGGGAAAACAAAACTCTGAGGATGCAATACAAGCGGCAAACCATTTGTTGGATACACAAATGCCTGAAGGCGGTTGGAACATGTATCCGGAAGGTCCCATCGAAATCAGTGCTTCGGTCAAAGCTTATTTTGCACTCAAGCTGACGGGACATTCGCCAGAAGCAGATTATATGCAACGTGCCTGCAGCGCGATTCTTGCAGCAGGAGGAGTCGAAGCCGTCAATAGTTTTACCCGCTATTATCTCGCTTTGCTGGGAGTGATTCCCTATGCAGCATGCCCGGCAGTCCCACCAGAACTGATGCTGATTCCACGTTGGATGCCTTTTAATATTTTTGAGATGTCGGCCTGGTCACGCACGATTCTGGTCCCGCTTAGTATTCTATGGGCTTATCGTCCTTCGATTTCACTCCCACCAGAGCAGGGGATTTCCGAGTTGTTTACAGGCGATCCTGCAGCGTACCCCAAGTTCATGCCGAAATCGGAAGCCCTCGATTCGCTCAAAAAAAAAACCTGGATCAACTGGCATCGGGTATTCCAGTTCGTCGATCAGGGAATCAAAGTTATAGAAAAATGGGGAATCAAACCGCTTCGCAACAAAGCCGTCAACAAAGCCCATCAATGGATGAAGGCCCGCTTCGAATTGAGCGATGGACTGGGCGCGATTTTTCCGCCTATCATCTGGACTGTGATTGCGTTGAAATGCCTGGGAGAAGAAGAGACCAGTCCTGATATCCAGCGCGCATTACGGGAGTTGAAAAAACTACAGATTCGCGAGGGAGATCGCATCCGCCTGCAACCCTGCAAGTCTCCCGTCTGGGATACTGCTCTGAGTACCATCGCTTTGCGGGAAGCGGGAGTTTCTAATCGACATCCAGCAATTCGAAAATGTGTTACATGGTTGCTTTCCCAGGAAGCAAAACAACCGGGAGACTGGATTAACTCCAGCCAATCAAAAACTCCCGGTGGTTGGTATTTTGAATTTAATAATGAGTTTTACCCCGATGTGGATGATACAGCCATGGTCATCATGGCACTCCGCCGTTGTATGCCTAAAACTTTAAAGAATGATCGTTGGCTGACCGACTTTCTGGTAACACCGGAATGGAATCCCTACGACGAAAATCTGAACACCGAAGCCATCATTACCGGGCGAAGTGAATCCCGGGAGCAAGCCTACGCTGATCTGGATCTATTACAACCGATGATCGGCGCCATCCAACGTGGGATTCACTGGATTTTAGGCATGCAAAATAAAGATGGAGGCTGGGGTGCTTTTGATCGCGATAATAATCGGGAATTGTTCACACAGGTTCCTTTCGCTGACCATAATGCAATGGTCGATCCCAGTACCGCCGATCTAACGGCGCGTGTTCTGGAAGCCTTTGCTGATGTCCAACTACCTAGCGGACACCCTGCTTCCCAAAGTGCAGTTGAATATGTATGGAGCGAACAGGAAGAGGACCATTGCTGGTATGGCCGCTGGGGTGTCAATTATTTATATGGAACCTGGCAAGCCATTACAGGATTAACTCAAATAGGAATTCCTGAAGATGATCCTCGCATCGTCCGTGCCGCGGGATGGATCAAATCAAAACAGCAACCATCGGGTGGCTGGGGTGAAACAGCAGACAGCTATGCAGATCCTTCCTTACGCGGGCAGGGAACTGTCACACCTTCACAGACTGCCTGGGCT